A genome region from Deinococcus sp. KNUC1210 includes the following:
- a CDS encoding HAMP domain-containing sensor histidine kinase, with product MAPLTFSSSPLRARMAFSVGLACVFVALLLSAGLYLVTQGVVQQTQLSKLSSAASLVADRAENSLQFGQFDADDLTRQDVPPDVQVRVSLGRSVLIVSRQFPAGLPLSVEPGVYRLGDRYVLAQQLGSRGGYALLTLSLSSQATDDARRAFLRAVLIILPLTLLVACLGAWWAAGRMLRPVTALERSAREIGESGDLTRPVPGAGGQDELSRLAGTLQTTFRQLEATRAREVQFLRAAAHDLRSPLAALKARVALSLSRERGPERYRQDLQEVGEDLSRLSTLAEHLLLLARSPQTMARQPVPLLEVAADALDAARSRFPDQDMDLSGDLGGEALKVPGDRILLGQAILNLLQNAAHHAPGAEVRLSVQRVAGRAQLSVQDDGPGVSPEVLARLGEAFYRPDEARGGPGGGHGLGLAIVRHVAELHGGTLELASTPGHGLSATLSLPLSSA from the coding sequence ATGGCTCCTCTGACGTTTTCTTCCTCTCCTCTGCGTGCACGCATGGCCTTCTCGGTGGGGCTGGCGTGCGTGTTCGTGGCGCTGCTGCTGTCAGCGGGACTGTACCTCGTGACGCAGGGTGTGGTGCAGCAGACGCAGCTTTCGAAGCTCTCCAGCGCGGCCAGTCTGGTGGCAGACCGTGCCGAGAACAGCCTGCAGTTCGGGCAGTTCGACGCCGACGACCTGACCCGCCAGGATGTGCCGCCCGACGTGCAGGTGCGCGTGTCGCTGGGGCGCAGCGTCCTGATCGTGAGCCGCCAGTTTCCGGCAGGTCTGCCGCTGAGTGTGGAGCCGGGCGTGTACCGTCTGGGCGACCGTTACGTGCTGGCGCAGCAGCTCGGCTCTCGCGGCGGTTACGCTCTGCTCACGCTCTCGCTGTCCAGTCAGGCCACCGACGATGCGCGGCGGGCGTTTCTGCGGGCGGTGCTGATCATTCTGCCGCTCACGCTGCTGGTGGCGTGTCTGGGGGCGTGGTGGGCGGCGGGCAGAATGCTGCGTCCGGTGACGGCGCTGGAACGTTCCGCCCGCGAGATCGGTGAGAGCGGCGATCTGACCCGGCCTGTGCCCGGAGCCGGAGGCCAGGACGAGCTGTCGCGGCTGGCGGGCACCCTTCAGACGACCTTCCGGCAGCTGGAGGCGACGCGGGCGCGTGAGGTGCAGTTTCTGAGAGCGGCGGCCCACGATCTGCGAAGCCCGCTGGCCGCCCTGAAGGCGCGGGTGGCGCTGTCGCTCAGCAGGGAACGCGGGCCAGAGCGCTACCGCCAGGATCTGCAGGAGGTGGGCGAGGACCTTTCACGGCTGTCCACGCTGGCCGAGCATCTGCTGCTGCTGGCCCGCAGCCCGCAGACGATGGCGCGTCAGCCGGTGCCGCTGCTGGAGGTGGCCGCCGACGCTCTCGACGCCGCCCGCAGCCGCTTTCCCGATCAGGACATGGACCTGAGCGGCGACCTCGGCGGCGAAGCGCTGAAGGTGCCGGGCGACCGCATTCTGCTAGGGCAGGCCATCCTCAATCTGCTTCAGAACGCGGCTCACCATGCACCCGGCGCAGAGGTGCGGCTGAGCGTGCAGCGCGTGGCCGGGCGAGCGCAACTGAGCGTGCAGGACGATGGCCCCGGCGTTTCACCCGAGGTACTGGCGCGGCTGGGCGAGGCGTTTTATCGCCCCGACGAGGCCAGAGGCGGGCCGGGCGGCGGGCACGGTCTGGGCCTCGCCATCGTGC
- a CDS encoding response regulator transcription factor, whose translation MRLLLVEDDPRIAVPLIGTLREAGYSVVHCADGPSGLAEGRSGAYPLMVLDVMLPGLDGFALAKTLRQEGVNAAILFLTARGELQDRVQGLDLGGDAYLVKPFERAELLATLRAISRKGSEARTAQLGFGQGRGVLDAAGRVVRWDGAEVAVTGREYALLETLLLGRGRWFTREELLERVWGLDFGGEARIVDVYIRYLRRKLSPEVIASERGRGYRVESE comes from the coding sequence ATGCGGCTGCTGCTGGTCGAAGACGATCCCAGAATCGCCGTGCCCTTGATCGGCACGCTGCGGGAAGCGGGCTACAGCGTCGTGCACTGCGCCGACGGTCCCAGCGGGCTGGCGGAGGGGCGCAGCGGAGCCTATCCGCTGATGGTACTCGATGTGATGCTGCCCGGCCTGGACGGCTTCGCGCTGGCAAAAACGCTGCGGCAGGAGGGCGTGAACGCCGCCATCCTGTTTCTGACGGCGCGGGGCGAACTGCAAGACCGCGTGCAGGGTCTCGATCTGGGCGGCGACGCCTATCTGGTCAAGCCCTTCGAGCGGGCCGAACTGCTCGCCACGCTGCGGGCCATCTCGCGCAAGGGCAGCGAGGCGCGGACCGCCCAGCTCGGCTTCGGACAGGGGCGCGGGGTGCTGGACGCAGCGGGCCGGGTGGTGCGCTGGGACGGTGCAGAGGTGGCGGTCACAGGGCGCGAATATGCGCTGCTGGAAACGCTGCTGCTGGGCCGGGGCCGCTGGTTTACCCGCGAAGAGCTGCTGGAGCGTGTGTGGGGGCTGGATTTCGGCGGTGAGGCCCGCATCGTGGACGTGTATATCCGCTATCTGCGGCGCAAGCTCTCGCCCGAGGTGATCGCCAGCGAGCGGGGGAGAGGGTATAGGGTGGAAAGCGAATGA
- a CDS encoding ferric reductase yields the protein MTTLLGPKRRKRPNGTQTLADLLTGLLLGLLVLAWGMAYKGTLAEGWSRSLVLQTGQFGYLLLAASCTLGALIGTRLLPAVFSRSLKTGWHGVISGFALTLGLIHGAFSLVGPRALSVSAALVPGLSSVQTYSMAAGSLALWLLAAVYVTYTLRARLGMRVSRVLHLLAYPAFAAATLHAVWVGHPGPLYVLSSLAVGLALAARLLVLRSAGERRSQAA from the coding sequence ATGACGACCCTGCTGGGGCCAAAACGCCGCAAACGCCCGAACGGAACGCAGACGCTGGCCGATCTGCTGACCGGGCTGCTGCTGGGTCTGCTGGTGCTGGCCTGGGGCATGGCCTACAAGGGCACGCTGGCGGAAGGCTGGAGCCGCAGCCTGGTGCTGCAAACGGGCCAGTTCGGCTATCTGCTGCTGGCGGCGAGCTGCACCCTCGGAGCCCTGATCGGTACGCGGCTTCTGCCCGCTGTCTTCAGCCGCAGCCTCAAGACCGGTTGGCACGGTGTGATCTCCGGCTTTGCGCTGACGCTCGGCCTGATTCACGGGGCCTTCTCGCTGGTGGGGCCGCGTGCCCTGAGCGTGTCTGCGGCGCTGGTGCCGGGGCTGTCGAGCGTACAGACCTACAGCATGGCCGCCGGATCGCTGGCCCTGTGGCTGCTGGCGGCGGTGTACGTCACGTATACGCTGCGGGCACGCCTGGGCATGCGGGTCAGCCGCGTGCTGCACCTGCTGGCGTATCCGGCCTTCGCTGCCGCCACGCTGCACGCGGTCTGGGTGGGCCATCCGGGGCCGCTGTATGTGCTGTCGTCGCTGGCGGTGGGTCTGGCACTGGCGGCGCGGCTGCTGGTGCTGCGTTCTGCCGGAGAGCGCCGCTCACAGGCCGCCTGA
- a CDS encoding S1C family serine protease has protein sequence MKLNRNWPLLALPVAAAIAVIPYLPSPERHQAALGQNDQTSQTQTSPAPSSPSASSTAPSSTPQNSQPAPDLSGSQPNDAQSSPYTAQQNDPNWNPWQRGGPGDSADNSGDPFPFGTQNDPSASGQGQLGSGTARSGTQANSALRQVYDKAVASAVRVNVGDSGIGSGFFMSADGLILTAAHVALGEPGAKLSVTTQDGQNLAATLVGYDEVRDLAVLKVQGSNLPALKLAASTPAVGAGVVAIGNSRGSFDGGRAGAVTALNVSLDATFPSNMVQSSMPLAPGDSGGPVLNAQGEVVGVSTAISNRGGNFASYFVPVTSSSALVRELVSGVRRGVPVLGISVADAQQSTGKSGVLVTAVSPGLGAATAGLKGGTVREFRDASGNVQQDISGADIIVGVDGRSVSTPSALVTYLRGKQVGDTVALRILRGDQTLTVNVKLSAKPTNQG, from the coding sequence ATGAAACTGAACCGTAACTGGCCGCTGCTGGCCTTGCCTGTAGCCGCCGCTATCGCCGTCATTCCCTATCTGCCCTCGCCCGAGCGCCATCAGGCCGCCCTGGGTCAGAATGACCAGACATCCCAGACGCAGACCAGCCCGGCACCGTCCAGCCCGTCTGCTTCCAGCACTGCGCCGTCCAGCACGCCGCAGAACAGTCAGCCCGCCCCCGACCTGTCGGGCAGCCAGCCGAACGACGCCCAGAGCAGTCCGTACACCGCCCAGCAGAACGATCCGAACTGGAATCCCTGGCAGCGCGGCGGGCCGGGTGACTCTGCCGACAACAGCGGCGACCCGTTTCCCTTCGGCACCCAGAACGATCCGTCTGCGAGCGGTCAGGGTCAGCTGGGCAGCGGGACGGCCCGGAGTGGGACGCAGGCGAACAGTGCGCTGCGTCAGGTCTACGACAAGGCCGTCGCCAGCGCGGTACGGGTGAATGTCGGTGACAGCGGCATCGGCAGCGGCTTTTTCATGAGCGCCGATGGCCTGATCCTGACCGCCGCACACGTGGCGCTGGGGGAACCGGGAGCCAAGCTGAGCGTGACCACCCAGGACGGCCAGAATCTGGCAGCGACCCTGGTCGGCTACGACGAGGTGCGCGATCTGGCCGTTCTCAAGGTGCAGGGCAGCAATCTTCCGGCCCTGAAGCTCGCGGCCAGCACCCCGGCGGTGGGCGCGGGTGTGGTCGCCATCGGGAACTCGCGGGGCAGCTTCGACGGTGGGCGGGCGGGCGCGGTCACAGCCCTCAACGTCTCGCTGGACGCGACCTTTCCCAGCAATATGGTGCAGTCGAGCATGCCGCTGGCCCCCGGCGACAGCGGCGGCCCGGTGCTGAACGCCCAGGGTGAGGTGGTGGGCGTGAGCACCGCCATCAGCAACCGGGGCGGCAATTTCGCCAGCTATTTCGTGCCGGTCACGTCGAGCAGCGCTCTGGTGCGCGAACTGGTGTCGGGCGTGCGGCGCGGCGTGCCGGTGCTGGGCATCAGCGTTGCCGACGCGCAGCAGAGCACCGGGAAGAGCGGCGTGCTCGTGACGGCGGTATCGCCCGGTCTGGGCGCGGCCACTGCGGGCCTGAAGGGCGGCACGGTGCGCGAGTTCCGCGACGCGTCGGGCAACGTGCAGCAGGACATTTCCGGGGCCGATATCATCGTGGGCGTGGACGGCAGGTCGGTCAGTACGCCGTCGGCACTCGTGACGTACCTGCGCGGCAAGCAGGTGGGCGACACGGTGGCGCTGCGAATTCTGCGCGGCGATCAGACCCTGACCGTGAACGTGAAGTTGAGCGCCAAGCCGACCAATCAGGGATAA
- a CDS encoding DoxX family protein → MFPTNGVVGLTVLRVIVAIIFLVHGYQKFFLLGLGNTGTFFGSVGIPLPQEAALLVAALEILGGLLILLGVLTRLMAFLLIFDPLVAMFTVHLPKGFFASDGGYEFVLLLVMCCVVLVISGPGRYALLDRPALAQS, encoded by the coding sequence ATGTTTCCCACAAATGGAGTTGTCGGTCTGACCGTGCTGCGTGTGATTGTGGCGATCATCTTTCTGGTTCACGGGTATCAGAAGTTTTTTCTGCTCGGGCTGGGCAACACCGGCACTTTTTTCGGTTCAGTCGGCATTCCACTTCCCCAGGAAGCGGCGCTGCTGGTGGCCGCGCTGGAGATCCTGGGCGGTCTGCTGATCCTGCTCGGTGTTCTGACACGTCTGATGGCCTTTCTGCTGATCTTCGACCCGCTGGTGGCCATGTTCACGGTGCATCTGCCCAAGGGCTTTTTTGCTTCTGACGGCGGCTATGAGTTCGTGCTGCTGCTGGTGATGTGCTGTGTGGTGCTGGTGATCAGTGGGCCGGGAAGATACGCGCTGCTGGACCGTCCTGCTCTCGCTCAGAGCTGA
- a CDS encoding LacI family DNA-binding transcriptional regulator, with translation MIGLEEVAKLARVSPATASRALHRPELVALRTRERVEQAAQELGYRPNVLARSLRTRGSRTLGLIVTDILNPFHATLAKGVQDAAEAQGYTVLMFNSDEQPDKERRALETLQGHLPQGLIVVPTSQTGDNLRIVPGVPVVELDRTSGLPDAHSVMVDNVSGAREAVAHLTGLGHRRIGMIVGRQDVSTARERLQGYREALAAAGLPYVESLVLPGNHREADGRLASMQLLSQRERPTALFVGNNEMTVGAVLAARDLGLELPRDLSIVGFDDSRWAQTMSPALTVVAQPTYELGMVACQWLLSVMQGNPWPENVRLPTVLIHRSSTAPPQPTRSPTQAASP, from the coding sequence ATGATCGGATTGGAAGAAGTCGCAAAACTTGCACGGGTTTCGCCCGCCACCGCGTCTCGGGCACTGCACCGCCCGGAACTGGTCGCGCTGCGAACCCGTGAGCGCGTGGAGCAGGCCGCCCAGGAGCTGGGATACCGCCCCAACGTGCTGGCCCGCAGCCTGCGAACACGGGGCAGCCGCACCCTGGGTCTGATCGTGACCGACATCCTCAACCCTTTTCATGCCACGCTTGCCAAAGGCGTGCAGGACGCTGCCGAAGCCCAGGGCTACACCGTACTGATGTTCAATTCCGACGAGCAGCCCGACAAGGAGCGCCGCGCACTGGAGACCTTGCAGGGCCATCTGCCGCAGGGCCTGATCGTGGTGCCCACCTCCCAGACCGGCGACAATCTGCGGATCGTGCCGGGCGTCCCGGTGGTGGAACTCGACCGTACCAGCGGCCTGCCGGACGCGCACAGCGTCATGGTCGATAACGTCAGTGGTGCCCGTGAAGCGGTGGCCCACCTCACCGGGCTGGGACACCGCCGCATCGGAATGATCGTGGGCCGTCAGGATGTCAGTACCGCCCGCGAGCGGCTTCAGGGCTACCGCGAGGCGCTGGCGGCGGCGGGGCTGCCCTATGTGGAGTCGCTGGTGCTGCCCGGCAATCACCGCGAGGCCGATGGACGGCTGGCCTCGATGCAGCTGCTGTCGCAGCGCGAGCGCCCCACCGCGCTGTTTGTCGGCAACAACGAGATGACCGTGGGCGCGGTGCTGGCCGCCCGCGACCTGGGGCTGGAACTGCCCCGCGACCTGTCGATCGTGGGCTTCGACGATTCGCGCTGGGCACAGACCATGTCACCTGCCCTGACGGTGGTGGCGCAGCCGACCTACGAACTAGGCATGGTCGCCTGTCAGTGGCTGCTGTCGGTGATGCAGGGCAATCCCTGGCCCGAAAACGTGCGGCTTCCGACGGTCCTGATTCACCGTTCCTCGACCGCTCCGCCGCAGCCCACCCGGTCTCCCACCCAGGCAGCCTCGCCGTGA
- a CDS encoding sugar ABC transporter substrate-binding protein, with the protein MPQIKRSTKLTLAALTAAVAVTGAALAASSQPVIGLITKTETNPFFVKMKEGAEKAATAGGAKLLSGAGKTDGDNAGQVTALENMVAAGAKTILITPSDSKAIVPAIAKARAAGVMVIALDSPTEPASAVDALFATNNYKAGQLIGQYAKKAMAGKKAVIATLDLFPGQPVGIARHNGFLQGFGTAGITATTATQVATGVACAADSFGDQAKGQTAMENCLQKNPDINIVYTINEPAAAGAYQALKAAGKEKDVLIVSVDGGCAGVRNVQAGVIAATSQQYPLKMASMGVQAGLNYVKTGKKVSGYTDTGVTLISDKAQAGVPSKDSKFGLANCWGQ; encoded by the coding sequence ATGCCCCAGATCAAGCGTTCCACCAAGCTGACCCTCGCCGCCCTGACCGCCGCTGTCGCCGTGACCGGAGCCGCGCTCGCCGCTTCGAGCCAGCCGGTCATCGGTCTGATCACCAAGACCGAGACCAACCCCTTCTTCGTCAAGATGAAAGAGGGCGCCGAGAAGGCCGCCACCGCTGGCGGAGCCAAGCTGCTCAGCGGCGCTGGCAAGACCGACGGTGACAACGCCGGACAGGTGACGGCCCTGGAGAACATGGTGGCCGCCGGAGCCAAGACCATCCTGATCACGCCCAGCGACAGCAAGGCCATCGTGCCCGCCATCGCCAAGGCCCGCGCCGCTGGCGTCATGGTGATCGCGCTCGACAGCCCCACCGAACCCGCCAGCGCCGTCGATGCCCTGTTCGCCACCAATAACTACAAGGCCGGGCAGCTGATCGGCCAATACGCCAAGAAAGCGATGGCCGGAAAGAAGGCCGTGATCGCCACCCTCGACCTGTTCCCCGGTCAGCCGGTCGGTATCGCCCGTCACAACGGCTTCCTCCAGGGCTTCGGCACGGCGGGCATCACCGCGACCACGGCCACCCAGGTCGCGACCGGTGTCGCCTGCGCCGCCGACAGCTTCGGCGATCAGGCCAAGGGCCAGACGGCCATGGAGAACTGCCTCCAGAAGAACCCCGACATCAACATCGTCTACACCATCAACGAACCCGCCGCTGCGGGCGCGTACCAGGCGCTCAAGGCCGCTGGCAAGGAGAAGGACGTGCTGATCGTGTCGGTGGACGGCGGCTGCGCGGGAGTCCGTAACGTGCAGGCAGGCGTGATCGCCGCCACCAGCCAGCAGTACCCGCTCAAGATGGCGAGCATGGGTGTGCAGGCGGGCCTCAACTACGTCAAGACCGGCAAGAAGGTGTCGGGCTACACCGATACCGGCGTGACCCTGATCTCCGACAAGGCGCAGGCGGGCGTGCCCAGCAAGGACAGCAAGTTCGGTCTGGCAAACTGCTGGGGCCAGTAA
- a CDS encoding ABC transporter permease: protein MTQPTVSTAAGPRRFQLPSLSTLGPLIALLIAVIIFSTQSPRFFSGTNFSLILQQISYTAVLAIGQTLIILIAGIDLSIGIVMALGGLVMAKLATESGVPAILAILAGFVTTMFFGFISSIIITRLRVPPFIATLGMLGIVTALNQTYSGSQTISNLPPALTALGNTFKIGGTAITYGTVLMLVLYLIAWFVLSETAPGRHVYAVGNNPEAARLSGIPIDRLTILVYTIAGLIYGVAALILVARTGVGDPNAGQTDNLDSITAVVLGGTSLFGGRGNVLGTLLGAIIVGVFRNGLQLIGIPSVYQSLITGILIIAAVALDQISRRKA, encoded by the coding sequence ATGACCCAGCCCACTGTCAGTACCGCCGCCGGTCCACGCCGGTTTCAGCTTCCCAGCCTCAGCACCCTGGGCCCACTGATCGCGCTGCTCATCGCCGTGATCATCTTCTCGACCCAGTCGCCGAGATTCTTCAGCGGCACCAACTTTTCGCTGATCCTGCAACAGATTTCCTATACCGCTGTACTTGCTATCGGGCAGACGCTCATCATTCTGATTGCTGGCATCGACCTTTCTATCGGCATCGTGATGGCCCTGGGCGGCCTGGTGATGGCAAAACTCGCCACCGAGAGCGGTGTTCCGGCGATTCTCGCCATCCTGGCCGGATTCGTCACCACCATGTTCTTCGGCTTTATCAGCAGCATCATCATTACCCGCCTGCGCGTACCGCCGTTCATTGCCACGCTGGGCATGTTGGGCATCGTCACGGCGCTCAACCAGACGTACAGCGGCTCGCAGACCATCAGCAACCTGCCGCCCGCCCTGACCGCGCTGGGCAACACCTTCAAGATCGGCGGCACCGCCATCACCTACGGCACCGTGCTGATGCTGGTCCTGTATCTGATCGCCTGGTTCGTCCTGAGCGAGACAGCCCCCGGACGCCACGTCTACGCGGTGGGCAACAACCCCGAAGCCGCCCGCCTGAGCGGTATTCCCATCGACCGCCTGACCATCCTGGTCTACACCATCGCGGGACTGATCTACGGCGTCGCGGCGCTGATCCTGGTGGCACGAACCGGCGTGGGCGACCCCAACGCAGGCCAGACCGACAACCTCGATTCGATCACGGCGGTGGTGCTGGGCGGAACCAGTCTCTTCGGCGGGCGCGGCAACGTGCTGGGCACGCTCCTGGGAGCGATCATCGTGGGCGTGTTCCGCAACGGCCTTCAGCTCATCGGTATTCCGTCGGTGTATCAGTCGCTCATCACCGGCATTCTGATTATTGCCGCCGTCGCGCTCGATCAGATTTCAAGGAGGAAGGCATGA
- a CDS encoding ATP-binding cassette domain-containing protein has protein sequence MTAALRQDQQSRPTAAVPLVMEARNLVKKYGSVIAMNGADFELRPGEILAVIGDNGAGKSSLIKALSGATIPDSGEIYLDGQPVHFKSPIDARKNGIETVYQDLAVAPAMTIAENLFLGREILRPGPLGRLFRILDKKKMHDEAVRHMQGLQFAIKSMKQPVETLSGGQRQGVAVARSAAFARHVVIMDEPTAALGVREGNMVLDLIRQVRDNGLPVILISHNMPHVFEVADRIHVHRMGKRAALLNPKRISMADTVSVMTGAIKPEDLSADMLAH, from the coding sequence ATGACCGCTGCACTTCGCCAGGACCAGCAGAGTCGCCCCACCGCTGCCGTTCCACTCGTGATGGAAGCCCGCAACCTCGTCAAGAAGTACGGTTCGGTCATCGCCATGAACGGCGCAGACTTCGAGCTGCGGCCCGGCGAGATTCTGGCCGTCATCGGCGACAACGGCGCGGGTAAATCCAGCCTGATCAAGGCGCTGTCGGGCGCGACGATTCCCGACAGCGGCGAGATCTACCTCGACGGTCAGCCGGTCCACTTCAAAAGTCCTATCGACGCCCGCAAAAACGGCATCGAGACGGTCTATCAGGATCTGGCAGTCGCACCGGCCATGACCATCGCCGAAAACCTGTTCCTGGGCCGCGAGATTCTGCGTCCGGGGCCGCTGGGCCGGCTGTTCCGCATTCTCGACAAGAAGAAGATGCACGACGAGGCAGTGCGGCACATGCAGGGCCTGCAGTTTGCCATCAAGAGCATGAAGCAGCCGGTAGAAACGCTGTCGGGCGGGCAGCGGCAGGGCGTGGCGGTGGCCCGCAGCGCGGCGTTTGCGCGGCACGTGGTCATCATGGACGAGCCGACAGCGGCGCTGGGCGTGCGCGAGGGCAACATGGTGCTCGATCTGATTCGTCAGGTGCGCGACAACGGGCTGCCGGTCATCCTGATCTCGCACAACATGCCGCACGTCTTCGAGGTTGCAGACCGTATTCACGTGCACCGCATGGGCAAACGGGCCGCGCTGCTCAATCCCAAGCGCATCAGCATGGCCGACACCGTTTCCGTGATGACCGGGGCCATCAAACCGGAAGACCTGAGCGCCGACATGCTGGCCCACTGA
- a CDS encoding DUF3248 domain-containing protein, translated as MTDDSIQLPPQLGGLEALGGQLVWRIGKDDLSDEVVVRLGYASATPRFAHLPRLRSATDQELQAALEAGSVVIEWVD; from the coding sequence ATGACCGACGACTCCATTCAGCTTCCGCCGCAGCTCGGAGGGCTGGAGGCGCTGGGCGGGCAACTCGTGTGGCGTATCGGCAAGGACGATCTGTCCGACGAGGTGGTGGTGCGGCTGGGCTACGCCTCGGCCACGCCCCGCTTTGCCCACCTGCCCAGGCTTCGCAGCGCCACCGACCAGGAGTTGCAGGCAGCGCTGGAAGCGGGCAGCGTCGTTATCGAGTGGGTGGACTGA
- a CDS encoding NUDIX domain-containing protein, whose protein sequence is MSYLSELRQVVGRRPLFNIGVSVVLLNEQGEWLLQRRSDSGLYGVPGGGLEVGETFEQAAARELLEETGLSGVPLERWHSLSGLLGWHVYPHGDEVYMVGLAFRGMLSTEQFAGATLGTDGETLELKFCALDDLPTLSGGIERHVAGLLRAERGWPMLPELHALPASPLPGGEYLRDLRALVGPRPLLAPGANVLVQDAAGRVLLLLHAGTGRWTLPGGGLELGETLEQCARRELLEETGLTAGRLEELKFYAGAEYRFEYPHGDIIDNVSLLYRAHEVSGTLLIQRDEVLNGQWFAPDQLPEEREISGPLIRAILRDYVSG, encoded by the coding sequence GTGTCTTATCTGAGTGAACTGCGGCAGGTGGTGGGGCGGCGACCTCTGTTCAATATCGGGGTGAGCGTGGTGCTCCTGAACGAACAGGGTGAATGGCTGCTCCAGCGGCGCAGCGACAGCGGCCTCTATGGCGTACCGGGCGGAGGGCTGGAGGTGGGGGAGACCTTTGAGCAGGCTGCTGCTCGTGAATTGCTGGAAGAAACCGGGTTGAGTGGCGTACCGCTCGAACGTTGGCACAGTCTCAGCGGGCTACTCGGGTGGCACGTCTACCCGCATGGAGACGAGGTCTACATGGTCGGGCTGGCCTTTCGGGGCATGCTGAGCACCGAACAGTTCGCCGGGGCCACCCTGGGCACAGACGGCGAGACGCTCGAACTGAAGTTCTGTGCGCTGGACGACCTGCCGACCCTGAGCGGCGGAATCGAACGCCACGTGGCAGGGTTGCTCCGTGCCGAGCGTGGGTGGCCCATGCTGCCGGAACTGCACGCCCTCCCCGCCTCGCCGTTGCCGGGCGGTGAGTACCTGCGTGACCTGCGGGCGCTGGTCGGGCCTCGCCCCCTTTTGGCCCCCGGAGCCAACGTGCTGGTGCAGGATGCAGCGGGCCGGGTTCTGCTGCTCCTGCACGCGGGAACTGGTCGCTGGACGCTGCCGGGCGGCGGGCTGGAACTGGGCGAAACGCTCGAACAGTGCGCCCGCCGCGAACTGCTGGAAGAAACCGGCCTGACAGCGGGGCGGCTGGAAGAACTGAAGTTCTACGCCGGGGCCGAATACCGCTTTGAGTATCCGCACGGCGACATCATCGACAACGTGAGCCTGCTATACCGGGCACACGAGGTAAGCGGCACCCTTCTGATTCAGCGGGATGAGGTGCTGAACGGGCAGTGGTTCGCGCCGGATCAGCTTCCAGAAGAACGCGAGATCAGTGGGCCGCTGATCAGGGCGATTCTGCGAGATTACGTGTCTGGCTGA
- the moaD gene encoding molybdopterin converting factor subunit 1 codes for MIHVVLFARLKREAGLESLDIPLPDPPTVRAVAAAVEARHALSLRGCMVAVNEAYADPEQTVSDGDEVAFLPPVAGGDDTDFCRVTPNELHLEEASAFLVRPEFGAQAYFVGTVRSPNQGKTVEAIEYEGYAPMAEKVMQAAADLARQQHGELLVWIEHRTGRLTPGQASILIGVGSPHRRAALEACDFLIEHLKVVLPVWKLEADEDGEHWVKGQTGSATL; via the coding sequence ATGATTCATGTGGTGCTGTTCGCCCGCCTGAAGCGGGAAGCCGGGCTGGAAAGTCTGGACATTCCGCTGCCCGATCCACCCACTGTGCGGGCCGTCGCCGCTGCGGTAGAAGCACGCCACGCCCTGAGCCTGCGCGGCTGTATGGTCGCCGTGAACGAGGCTTACGCCGACCCCGAGCAGACCGTGAGCGACGGAGACGAGGTGGCGTTTCTTCCACCTGTTGCCGGAGGAGACGACACCGACTTCTGCCGGGTCACGCCAAATGAACTTCATCTGGAGGAGGCCAGCGCCTTTCTGGTACGCCCTGAATTCGGTGCTCAGGCCTATTTCGTGGGGACGGTGCGTTCACCCAATCAGGGAAAGACTGTCGAGGCCATCGAATACGAGGGCTACGCGCCGATGGCCGAGAAGGTGATGCAGGCTGCCGCCGACCTCGCCCGTCAGCAGCACGGCGAGTTACTGGTCTGGATCGAACACCGCACCGGTCGCCTGACGCCCGGACAGGCCAGCATTCTGATCGGCGTGGGCAGCCCGCACCGCCGCGCCGCGCTGGAAGCCTGCGATTTTCTGATCGAGCATCTGAAGGTGGTCCTGCCCGTCTGGAAGCTGGAAGCCGACGAGGACGGGGAACACTGGGTCAAGGGGCAGACCGGATCGGCCACCCTTTAA